A stretch of Methylogaea oryzae DNA encodes these proteins:
- a CDS encoding DsbC family protein, translating into MLAALLAVAVAPLRADDKAIADALEKVFPGTKPESITPSEIPGLYEVVVGPTVFYMSGDGRYLIQGKMIDVEGHADVSEPKQAAARVAALAKIGESNMIVFAAKQPKYVVSIFTDIDCGYCRKLHSEIEQYLAEGITVRYLFFPRAGRDSDSYRKAVSVWCAKDRNAALTRAKRDEKVESKECDNPVDEHMSLGIAMGANGTPMIVTEGGEIIPGYVNAKQLAKMLAYEKSNRKPDAKDKRS; encoded by the coding sequence ATGCTCGCCGCTTTGTTGGCTGTGGCTGTCGCGCCGTTGCGGGCCGACGACAAAGCCATCGCCGACGCCCTGGAAAAGGTGTTCCCCGGCACGAAGCCGGAGTCCATCACCCCGTCCGAAATACCCGGTCTGTACGAAGTGGTGGTCGGGCCGACGGTGTTCTACATGTCCGGAGACGGGCGTTACCTCATTCAGGGCAAGATGATCGACGTGGAAGGCCACGCCGACGTCAGCGAGCCGAAGCAAGCGGCGGCGCGGGTGGCCGCGCTGGCGAAAATCGGCGAAAGCAACATGATCGTGTTTGCCGCCAAGCAGCCGAAATACGTTGTCTCCATCTTCACCGACATCGACTGCGGTTATTGCCGCAAGCTGCATTCGGAAATCGAGCAATATTTGGCGGAAGGCATCACCGTTCGCTATCTGTTCTTCCCGCGCGCGGGCCGCGATTCCGATTCGTATCGCAAAGCCGTCTCCGTATGGTGCGCCAAAGACCGTAACGCGGCCTTGACCCGTGCCAAGCGCGACGAAAAAGTCGAGAGCAAGGAATGCGACAACCCGGTGGACGAGCACATGTCCCTGGGCATCGCCATGGGCGCTAACGGTACGCCGATGATCGTCACCGAAGGCGGCGAAATCATCCCCGGCTACGTCAACGCCAAGCAACTGGCCAAGATGCTGGCTTACGAAAAATCCAACCGCAAGCCGGACGCCAAAGACAAGCGCTCGTAA
- a CDS encoding COX15/CtaA family protein, which translates to MNESLALARFRRIGAVTIFAVYFLILVGAVVRASGAGMGCPDWPTCFGQWIPPTDESQLPANYHEIYAVGYSDTSFNALKTWTEYVNRLVGVSIGLLILTTVIRSWALRHLDKTIFHLCLGVFFAVAFQGWLGKMVVTSHLKPWLITTHMVLAQAIVASLLYAIMRSQKESIAKLDTAGLPEKFGLWLSIAMLLTLLQMTLGIQVREGVDLIMALHQYTGRELWRGEFPLIFLVHRSFSSIVLFTNAYLVWRLWKALPAGNWLRRCGGILMGLIVGAILAGVSMDRLNMPLLAQPLHLELASLIFGMQFVIYVSYRYSQRRLRGD; encoded by the coding sequence ATGAACGAGTCTCTTGCCCTTGCCCGTTTCCGCCGTATCGGCGCAGTCACCATTTTCGCCGTGTATTTCCTCATCCTGGTCGGCGCCGTCGTGCGCGCCAGCGGGGCCGGCATGGGATGCCCGGACTGGCCGACCTGCTTCGGCCAGTGGATTCCGCCCACCGACGAATCGCAGTTGCCGGCCAACTATCATGAAATCTACGCGGTGGGCTACAGCGATACCAGCTTCAACGCGCTGAAGACCTGGACGGAATACGTCAACCGGCTGGTAGGCGTGAGCATCGGCTTGCTGATCCTGACCACGGTGATCCGCTCCTGGGCGTTGCGTCACCTCGACAAAACCATTTTCCATCTGTGCTTGGGCGTGTTCTTCGCGGTGGCCTTCCAAGGCTGGCTGGGCAAGATGGTGGTCACCAGTCACCTCAAGCCTTGGCTGATCACGACGCATATGGTGCTGGCACAGGCCATCGTGGCGTCTTTGCTGTACGCCATCATGCGCTCGCAGAAGGAGAGCATCGCCAAGCTGGACACCGCCGGCCTGCCGGAAAAGTTCGGCCTCTGGCTGTCCATCGCCATGCTGTTGACGCTGCTGCAAATGACGCTGGGGATACAAGTCCGGGAAGGCGTGGACCTGATCATGGCGCTGCACCAATACACCGGCCGTGAGCTGTGGCGCGGCGAATTCCCGCTGATCTTCCTGGTGCACCGCTCGTTCTCCTCCATTGTGCTGTTCACCAACGCCTACCTGGTTTGGCGGCTTTGGAAAGCGCTGCCTGCCGGCAACTGGCTGCGGCGCTGCGGCGGCATTTTGATGGGCTTGATCGTCGGCGCGATCCTGGCCGGGGTGAGCATGGATCGGTTGAATATGCCGTTGCTGGCCCAGCCCCTGCACCTGGAGCTGGCGTCCCTGATCTTCGGCATGCAGTTCGTTATCTACGTGAGCTATCGCTATTCGCAACGGCGGCTGCGGGGCGATTAA
- a CDS encoding UDP-2,3-diacylglucosamine diphosphatase, which translates to MPKRKESLFISDLHLSAGRRATVRRFLQFLRHRAPQAERLYILGDLFDAWVGDDDNTPPNRAVKRALRALSDSGTEIYYQHGNRDFLIGERFLRETGCRPLPDHAVIDLYGTPTLLMHGDLLCSDDLPYLAFRALSRTAEWRDNILGKPLLLRLLGARWYRLRSYWHKSKKSGEIMDVNQDTVRETMQRHGATRLIHGHTHRPAVHDFQLDGAPVQRFVLAEWDDQGSVSCWTPEGYRLENC; encoded by the coding sequence TTGCCGAAACGGAAAGAAAGCCTTTTCATTTCAGACCTGCATTTAAGCGCCGGCCGCCGTGCCACGGTCCGGCGCTTTCTGCAGTTCCTGCGACACCGCGCCCCGCAGGCTGAACGCCTGTACATCCTCGGCGACCTGTTCGACGCCTGGGTCGGCGACGACGACAACACCCCGCCCAACCGCGCCGTCAAGCGCGCTCTACGCGCCTTGAGCGATTCCGGCACGGAAATCTATTACCAGCACGGCAACCGCGACTTCCTCATCGGCGAGCGCTTCCTGCGGGAAACCGGCTGCCGCCCCCTGCCCGACCATGCCGTCATAGACCTGTACGGCACCCCCACCCTACTCATGCACGGCGACCTATTGTGCAGCGACGACCTGCCCTACCTGGCCTTCCGCGCCCTAAGCCGCACGGCGGAGTGGCGCGACAACATCCTGGGAAAGCCGCTTCTGCTGCGCCTGCTGGGCGCCCGCTGGTATCGCCTGCGCAGCTACTGGCACAAATCCAAAAAAAGCGGGGAAATCATGGACGTCAACCAGGACACAGTGCGGGAAACCATGCAACGGCACGGCGCCACCCGCCTCATCCACGGCCACACCCACCGCCCGGCGGTGCACGACTTCCAGCTGGATGGAGCCCCGGTCCAGCGTTTTGTATTGGCCGAATGGGACGACCAAGGATCCGTGTCGTGCTGGACGCCCGAAGGCTATCGCCTAGAAAACTGCTGA
- a CDS encoding SulP family inorganic anion transporter, translating into MNDNSFRYYLTHLREDVPAGIVVFLVALPLCLGIALASGAPLFSGLIAGMVGGLLVAWLSGSQLSVSGPAAGLTAIVVTALDKLGNFETFLLSVTVAGVFQLALGFLKAGIIGAYFPAAVIKGMLAAIGLILIMKQIPHAVGYDADFEGDETYLQADTHTTFSEIAYSLQAVSPGAVIVSVTAIVIMLLWDTALIKRTRLLGTLPGPLVAVAWGIAYHLLSQQFWPNLAIAPEHLVNLPLLAGPSELPSQFILPDFSRFLNPDVYVVAATLAIVASLETLLSLEAVDKLDPLKRVAPTNRELKAQGIANIVSGLLGGLPITAVIVRSAANVNAGGHSKMSCFIHGILLLFSVVFLARYLNLIPLASLAAILLLTGYKLAKPALFIEMYRKGFNQLAPFAITVVAILLTDLLKGMAIGMAVGLYFVIRTNFHRAISLTQHDKHYLLRLHKDVSFLNKAVLRGYLASIPPDSHVVIDGTRALFIDQDIRETITDFMLAATETNTTVELEGFHLTHDTSAIHSAH; encoded by the coding sequence ATGAACGACAACTCCTTTCGATACTACCTCACCCATTTACGCGAAGACGTGCCGGCGGGCATCGTCGTTTTCCTGGTCGCGTTGCCCCTGTGCCTGGGGATTGCGCTGGCCTCGGGCGCTCCATTGTTCTCCGGCCTCATTGCCGGCATGGTCGGAGGCTTGCTGGTAGCATGGCTAAGCGGCTCGCAATTGAGCGTCAGCGGCCCCGCGGCGGGCCTCACCGCCATCGTGGTCACCGCCCTCGACAAACTGGGCAACTTCGAAACCTTCTTGCTCAGCGTGACGGTGGCCGGCGTCTTCCAGCTGGCTCTGGGCTTCCTAAAAGCGGGCATCATCGGCGCGTATTTCCCCGCGGCGGTCATCAAAGGCATGCTCGCCGCCATCGGCCTGATCCTCATCATGAAGCAGATTCCCCATGCCGTCGGTTACGACGCCGATTTCGAAGGCGACGAAACCTACCTGCAAGCGGATACCCACACCACTTTTTCCGAGATCGCTTACTCGCTGCAAGCCGTCTCCCCCGGCGCGGTCATCGTCAGCGTTACCGCCATCGTCATCATGCTGTTGTGGGATACCGCGCTCATCAAGCGCACCCGCCTGCTCGGCACGCTTCCCGGCCCCCTGGTGGCGGTCGCCTGGGGCATTGCGTATCACCTGTTGAGCCAACAGTTTTGGCCCAATCTGGCCATCGCACCTGAGCACTTGGTCAACCTCCCCCTGCTGGCCGGACCGAGCGAGCTGCCCAGCCAGTTCATCCTGCCGGACTTCAGCCGATTCCTGAATCCGGACGTATACGTCGTGGCCGCCACCTTGGCCATCGTCGCCAGCCTGGAGACGCTGCTGAGCCTGGAAGCCGTGGACAAACTCGATCCGCTGAAACGGGTCGCGCCCACCAACCGCGAACTAAAAGCGCAAGGCATCGCCAACATCGTCAGCGGCCTGTTGGGCGGACTTCCCATCACGGCCGTCATCGTGCGTAGCGCCGCCAATGTCAATGCCGGCGGGCACAGCAAAATGTCCTGCTTCATCCACGGGATATTGCTGTTGTTCAGCGTGGTCTTCCTCGCGCGATACCTCAACTTGATCCCGCTGGCGTCCCTGGCGGCGATATTGCTGCTGACCGGCTACAAGCTGGCCAAGCCCGCGCTGTTTATCGAGATGTACCGCAAAGGCTTCAACCAACTCGCACCGTTCGCCATCACCGTCGTCGCCATCCTGCTGACGGACTTGCTGAAAGGCATGGCGATCGGCATGGCGGTCGGTTTGTATTTCGTCATCCGCACCAACTTCCATCGCGCGATTTCACTGACGCAGCACGACAAGCATTATTTGCTGCGCTTGCACAAAGACGTGTCCTTCCTCAACAAGGCCGTGCTGCGCGGCTATCTCGCCAGTATCCCGCCCGACAGCCACGTGGTGATCGACGGCACCCGCGCCCTGTTCATCGACCAGGACATAAGGGAAACCATCACCGACTTCATGCTCGCCGCCACCGAAACCAATACCACCGTGGAACTGGAAGGTTTCCATCTCACCCACGACACGTCCGCCATCCACTCAGCCCATTGA
- the fabZ gene encoding 3-hydroxyacyl-ACP dehydratase FabZ has protein sequence MRYLPHRYPFLLVDRVVDCEPGKWLRAIKNVTYNEPQFTGHFPHQPILPGVLIIEAMAQSTGLLAAKTAPEVLGEGKVYYLVGVDKVRFKRPVVPGDQLTLITEYVRHKRNIWSFSCKAEVDGDFVASAEIMCAAAEPDA, from the coding sequence ATGCGTTATTTGCCCCATCGCTACCCGTTTTTGCTGGTCGACCGCGTGGTCGATTGCGAGCCGGGCAAGTGGTTGCGGGCCATCAAGAATGTCACCTATAACGAGCCGCAGTTCACCGGCCATTTTCCGCACCAGCCGATTTTGCCCGGCGTGTTGATTATCGAGGCCATGGCCCAGTCCACCGGTTTGCTGGCCGCCAAAACCGCTCCGGAAGTGCTCGGCGAGGGCAAAGTGTATTACCTGGTCGGCGTCGACAAAGTTCGCTTCAAGCGTCCGGTGGTGCCGGGAGATCAGCTCACCCTGATCACCGAATACGTGCGCCACAAGCGGAATATTTGGAGCTTTTCCTGCAAAGCCGAAGTGGACGGCGACTTTGTAGCCAGCGCGGAAATTATGTGCGCTGCAGCGGAGCCGGACGCTTGA
- the rnhB gene encoding ribonuclease HII: protein MRVVGIDEVGRGCIAGPVIAAAVILDPRRPIPGLDDSKKLTPARRESLAEQIRQHAVAWSIGRAEAMEIDRLNIHHATLLAMARAYRSLGVAADLARVDGKFVPAIPCAREAVVGGDGLYAEISAASILAKVWRDWEMGLLDAIWPGYGLAGHKGYPTAIHISALARLGASPIHRRSYAPVAKVLRQAPLEFPDGASGLP from the coding sequence ATGCGGGTGGTGGGCATCGACGAAGTGGGGCGCGGCTGTATCGCCGGTCCGGTGATCGCGGCGGCGGTGATCCTCGATCCGCGCCGTCCCATTCCCGGTTTGGACGATTCGAAAAAACTGACGCCTGCGCGCCGCGAATCGCTGGCCGAGCAAATCCGCCAACACGCCGTTGCTTGGTCCATCGGCCGGGCGGAAGCGATGGAAATCGACCGGTTAAACATCCACCACGCCACGTTGCTGGCCATGGCCCGCGCTTACCGTAGCCTGGGCGTGGCGGCGGATTTGGCGCGGGTGGACGGAAAGTTCGTGCCGGCCATCCCTTGCGCGCGGGAAGCCGTGGTCGGCGGCGATGGTCTGTACGCCGAAATTTCCGCGGCCTCTATTCTTGCCAAGGTTTGGCGCGACTGGGAAATGGGGCTGCTGGATGCGATTTGGCCCGGTTACGGATTGGCGGGCCACAAAGGCTACCCCACGGCTATCCATATTTCCGCTCTGGCTCGGCTGGGGGCATCCCCCATCCATCGCCGCTCCTACGCCCCGGTGGCCAAGGTGCTGCGGCAAGCGCCGTTGGAGTTTCCCGACGGGGCAAGCGGTCTTCCATAG
- the bamA gene encoding outer membrane protein assembly factor BamA: MLRTYARCALIAGFCSAAVQAAEPFVVQDIRVDGLQRISAGTVFSYLPIKVGDTVDEHRVAEAIRALFKTGFFKDVRLEREGGVLVVVVDERQAISSIKIEGNSDIKSEDLTKALKNIGLAEGRVFNRQILDKVEQELRRQYYSRGKYALKIDSEVTPLSRNRVAVTVKISEGRAAKIRQINIVGNTAFKDKDLLDVFELSTPNLLSFYTKNDQYSKQKLSADLERLRSYYMDRGYIKFEIESTQVSITPDKKDIYVTINVKEGDVYTLDEVKLEGNLLVSPDELLPLVAVGPGEVFSRKAATETSKAISDRLGDDGYIFANVNMVPDIDDAKKTVKISFYVDPGKQVYARRINFKGNTRTRDEVLRREMRQMEAALASSQKIERSKTRLERLGYFQDVNVETPAVPGTTDQVDVNYSVTEKPSGNLMAGIGFSQTQGFIFNASVTQDNIFGSGKRVSAAFNNSQISTIYSFGYLNPYFTMDGVSLGYDASYRETNAYRANVSRYSTNAGSVSANLGIPLNEYDRLRLNVEGESIKINTSQYTSQTIIDYLATNGDNFVLFPVSLGWSHDTLNKALLPTSGGSHALSALATVPGSDLDYYKLSYKLQYYIPLSKSFTLGFQGEADYGGGYGKTGELPFFEHYYAGGVLNGVRGYQDNTLGPKDTPVAGSGNRPLPFGGASKLVGTAELYFPVPFVEDSKNLRLGVFMDAGNVFKDMPQLGELRYSAGLTGKWLSPFGAIKVSIGQPLNAASGDKTQAFQFQFGSGF; the protein is encoded by the coding sequence ATGCTTCGTACCTACGCTCGTTGCGCGCTCATCGCCGGTTTTTGTTCCGCTGCCGTGCAAGCGGCCGAGCCGTTCGTGGTGCAGGACATCCGCGTGGACGGCTTGCAGCGCATTTCCGCCGGTACCGTTTTCAGCTATTTGCCGATCAAAGTGGGCGATACGGTGGATGAGCACCGGGTCGCCGAGGCGATCCGCGCCCTGTTCAAGACCGGTTTTTTCAAGGACGTGCGTTTGGAGCGGGAAGGCGGCGTGTTGGTGGTCGTGGTGGATGAGCGTCAGGCCATATCCAGCATCAAAATCGAGGGTAATTCGGATATCAAGTCGGAAGATTTGACCAAGGCGCTGAAAAATATCGGCTTGGCAGAGGGGCGGGTGTTCAATCGCCAGATACTCGATAAGGTCGAGCAGGAATTGCGCCGCCAATATTACAGCCGGGGTAAGTATGCGCTGAAAATCGATTCAGAAGTCACCCCGCTGTCCCGCAACCGTGTCGCGGTGACGGTGAAAATTTCCGAGGGCCGCGCGGCGAAGATTCGCCAGATCAATATCGTCGGCAACACCGCGTTCAAAGATAAAGATTTGCTCGATGTTTTCGAGCTAAGCACGCCGAATCTGCTCTCCTTTTATACAAAGAACGATCAGTATTCCAAGCAAAAATTATCGGCCGACTTGGAACGGCTGCGTTCCTATTACATGGACCGCGGCTATATAAAATTTGAAATCGAATCGACGCAAGTTTCCATCACGCCGGATAAAAAGGATATTTACGTTACCATCAACGTCAAGGAAGGCGACGTTTATACGCTGGATGAAGTGAAGCTCGAAGGCAACCTCTTGGTGAGCCCGGACGAGTTGTTGCCGCTGGTGGCCGTCGGCCCCGGCGAGGTTTTTTCGCGCAAAGCCGCCACGGAAACGTCGAAAGCCATCTCCGACCGCCTCGGCGACGACGGTTACATATTTGCCAACGTGAATATGGTGCCGGATATCGACGATGCCAAGAAAACCGTAAAGATCAGTTTTTACGTCGACCCGGGCAAGCAGGTCTACGCGCGACGCATCAATTTCAAAGGCAACACTCGCACCCGTGACGAGGTGTTGCGGCGTGAAATGCGCCAGATGGAGGCGGCGCTGGCGTCGTCGCAGAAAATCGAGCGATCGAAGACCCGTCTGGAGCGTCTCGGTTATTTCCAGGACGTGAACGTAGAAACGCCGGCGGTGCCGGGCACGACGGACCAGGTCGATGTGAACTACTCGGTTACGGAAAAGCCTTCGGGCAACCTGATGGCCGGTATCGGGTTTTCCCAGACGCAAGGGTTCATTTTTAACGCCAGCGTTACGCAGGACAATATTTTCGGCAGCGGCAAGCGGGTCAGCGCCGCTTTCAATAATAGCCAGATTTCCACGATTTATTCATTCGGCTATTTGAATCCGTATTTCACCATGGATGGCGTTAGCTTGGGTTACGACGCCAGCTATCGGGAAACCAACGCCTATCGCGCCAACGTATCGCGTTATAGCACCAATGCCGGCTCGGTATCGGCCAATCTCGGCATCCCGCTGAACGAATACGACCGGTTGCGGCTGAATGTCGAAGGGGAAAGCATCAAGATCAATACGTCGCAGTATACCTCGCAGACGATTATTGACTATTTGGCTACGAACGGAGACAACTTCGTCTTGTTCCCCGTGTCGCTAGGCTGGTCTCACGATACCCTGAACAAGGCCTTGTTGCCCACCAGCGGCGGTTCCCATGCTTTGTCGGCGTTGGCAACCGTGCCGGGCAGCGATTTGGATTACTATAAGCTCAGCTACAAGCTTCAATACTATATCCCGCTGTCCAAGTCGTTCACCCTGGGTTTCCAGGGCGAAGCGGATTACGGCGGTGGCTACGGCAAGACCGGCGAGTTGCCGTTTTTCGAACATTATTACGCCGGTGGTGTACTTAACGGCGTGCGCGGTTATCAAGATAATACCTTGGGCCCGAAAGATACTCCGGTGGCGGGCTCGGGGAATCGCCCCTTGCCGTTCGGCGGCGCCAGCAAGTTGGTCGGTACGGCGGAATTGTATTTCCCCGTACCCTTCGTGGAGGACAGCAAGAACCTCCGGCTCGGCGTATTCATGGATGCGGGCAACGTCTTCAAGGATATGCCCCAGTTGGGCGAGCTGCGCTACTCGGCGGGTTTGACCGGCAAATGGTTGTCGCCTTTCGGGGCGATCAAGGTCAGCATCGGCCAGCCGTTGAACGCGGCTTCCGGCGACAAGACGCAGGCGTTCCAGTTCCAGTTCGGATCGGGCTTCTGA
- the lpxA gene encoding acyl-ACP--UDP-N-acetylglucosamine O-acyltransferase has product MIHPSALIDADAVLADDVSVGPFTIIGPGVEVGAGTVIGPHVVLKGPTRIGRNNRIYQFSSVGEDCQDKKYAGEPTRLEIGDRNVIREFVTIHRGTIQDKGVTSIGNDNLLMAYTHVAHDCVVGNGCIMANAASLAGHVHVNDHAILGGFTLVHQFCKIGKYSFSAMGSVVSRDIPPYVIVGGSPTEPHGVNTVGLERRGFSSDAIREIRRAYKIIYKSNHKLDEAIALLADMATRTPELACMVEFLRNTGRSIVR; this is encoded by the coding sequence TTGATTCATCCCAGCGCCCTCATCGATGCCGATGCGGTACTGGCCGACGACGTCAGCGTCGGGCCTTTTACCATTATCGGACCGGGCGTGGAGGTAGGTGCCGGTACCGTCATCGGTCCGCATGTGGTGCTCAAGGGGCCGACCCGCATCGGCCGGAACAATCGAATTTATCAATTTTCGTCGGTGGGCGAGGATTGCCAGGACAAGAAGTACGCCGGTGAGCCGACCCGATTGGAGATCGGCGACCGTAACGTCATCCGCGAATTCGTCACCATCCATCGCGGCACGATTCAGGACAAGGGCGTCACGTCCATCGGCAACGACAATCTGCTGATGGCCTACACCCACGTTGCGCACGACTGCGTGGTGGGCAATGGCTGCATCATGGCCAACGCCGCGTCCTTGGCGGGGCACGTGCACGTCAACGATCACGCCATCCTGGGCGGCTTTACCTTGGTCCACCAGTTCTGCAAGATCGGCAAATACAGCTTCTCGGCCATGGGCAGCGTTGTATCCCGCGATATCCCGCCTTATGTGATCGTCGGGGGATCGCCCACGGAGCCTCATGGCGTCAATACCGTCGGCTTGGAACGGCGCGGCTTCAGCAGCGACGCCATCCGCGAAATCCGCCGCGCCTACAAGATCATCTACAAGAGCAACCACAAGCTCGACGAAGCCATCGCCTTGCTGGCCGACATGGCGACCCGTACTCCGGAGCTGGCCTGTATGGTTGAATTCCTGCGCAACACCGGCCGCAGTATCGTTCGTTGA
- the can gene encoding carbonate dehydratase: protein MTNIERLLLENKAWAQEKLQQDPAFFQRLSRVQTPEFLWIGCSDSRVAADRITASDPGTLFVHRNIANLVVTSDINMLSVLQYAVDVLQVKHVIVCGHYGCGGITAALNKQQPDIMIANKWLKHIKDTYRLHRIEIAQLPTQEERVNRLVELNVIEQVQNLAHTSIVQKAWKTRNGPRLHGWVYGLNDGIIKELATLDADADLDPLYQYDF from the coding sequence ATGACCAATATCGAACGCCTGTTGCTGGAAAACAAAGCCTGGGCCCAGGAAAAACTGCAACAAGACCCCGCCTTTTTCCAACGGCTCAGCCGCGTCCAAACTCCCGAATTCCTATGGATCGGCTGCTCGGACAGCCGCGTCGCCGCTGACCGGATCACCGCCAGCGACCCGGGCACCCTCTTCGTCCACCGCAACATCGCCAACCTGGTCGTCACCAGCGACATCAACATGCTCAGCGTGCTGCAATACGCCGTCGACGTACTCCAGGTCAAACACGTCATCGTCTGCGGCCATTACGGCTGCGGCGGCATCACCGCCGCCCTGAACAAACAGCAGCCGGATATCATGATCGCCAATAAGTGGCTCAAGCACATCAAGGACACCTATCGCCTGCACCGCATCGAAATCGCCCAGCTTCCCACCCAGGAAGAACGCGTGAACCGCTTAGTGGAGTTGAACGTGATCGAGCAAGTGCAAAACCTGGCCCACACCTCGATCGTTCAAAAAGCCTGGAAAACCCGCAACGGACCGCGTTTGCACGGTTGGGTCTACGGGCTCAACGACGGGATCATCAAAGAATTGGCGACGCTGGACGCCGATGCCGACCTCGACCCCTTATATCAATACGACTTTTGA
- a CDS encoding OmpH family outer membrane protein — protein MTTKRAALLFMGLFMATTAMAGDLKIGFVNVPKLLEKAPQAEKAKKELEREFSPRDKRLVSEQKEIKQLEEKLSKDGAVMSDGERQKLEKEVMNRKREGKRLQDEFREDFNIRRNEELGKLQREVFEAIQALAKEESFDLLLTDGVVFASEQIDVTEKVSKKLLSGTPAK, from the coding sequence ATGACGACGAAACGGGCGGCGCTTTTGTTCATGGGCCTATTCATGGCGACAACGGCCATGGCGGGCGATTTGAAAATCGGGTTTGTGAACGTGCCGAAGCTGCTGGAGAAGGCGCCCCAGGCGGAAAAGGCCAAGAAAGAGTTGGAGCGTGAGTTTTCTCCCCGGGACAAGCGCCTGGTTTCCGAACAAAAGGAAATTAAGCAGCTGGAAGAAAAGCTGTCCAAGGACGGCGCGGTGATGAGCGACGGCGAACGTCAGAAGCTGGAAAAGGAAGTCATGAACCGCAAGCGCGAAGGTAAGCGTCTGCAGGACGAATTCCGCGAGGACTTCAATATTCGCCGCAACGAAGAGCTGGGCAAATTGCAGCGTGAAGTGTTCGAGGCGATTCAGGCGTTGGCCAAGGAAGAGTCTTTCGATTTGTTGCTGACCGACGGTGTGGTGTTCGCCAGCGAGCAAATCGACGTGACCGAGAAGGTTTCCAAGAAACTGCTGTCCGGTACGCCGGCCAAGTAA
- a CDS encoding peptidylprolyl isomerase: MSNTAPTVKLQTTQGDIVIRLDSQHAPASTENFLAYVKEGFYDGTIFHRIISGFMAQGGGFDSDFEQKKTHAPIKNEADNGLKNKRGTIAMARTSDPHSATAQFFINLVDNGFLDHKSPTPQGWGYAVFGEVVEGMDVVDAMAKIPTGRGGPFPTDVPKTMVQIEKASVVSE; encoded by the coding sequence ATGTCAAACACCGCACCTACCGTCAAACTGCAAACCACCCAAGGCGATATCGTCATTCGGCTCGATAGCCAGCACGCGCCGGCGTCCACCGAAAATTTCCTGGCTTACGTGAAGGAAGGTTTTTACGACGGCACCATCTTCCACCGCATCATTTCCGGCTTCATGGCCCAGGGCGGCGGCTTCGACAGCGATTTCGAACAGAAAAAAACCCACGCCCCCATCAAGAACGAAGCCGACAACGGCTTGAAAAACAAGCGCGGCACCATCGCCATGGCCCGCACCTCCGACCCCCACTCGGCCACCGCCCAGTTCTTCATCAACCTGGTCGATAACGGCTTCCTGGACCACAAAAGCCCGACGCCGCAAGGCTGGGGTTATGCCGTATTCGGCGAAGTGGTGGAAGGCATGGACGTGGTAGACGCCATGGCGAAAATCCCCACCGGCCGCGGCGGCCCGTTCCCCACCGACGTGCCCAAGACCATGGTGCAGATCGAAAAAGCCAGCGTGGTCAGCGAGTAA